A region of Anopheles merus strain MAF chromosome 2R, AmerM5.1, whole genome shotgun sequence DNA encodes the following proteins:
- the LOC121587654 gene encoding GPI mannosyltransferase 2, which produces MRSECYNGSGASTSSPKRRVNVVGNGRSNHHHQRQHHAAAGANTHRDTTTHDRGTDSPPTLTELPPSSGSFLHISITKLAIGSRLFVIVLQLVANLLLPDHEAGVFVAPSDKNAPERPLDALVRLTLGGLNRWDGQYFLHVAEHGYTYENALAFFPLFPFILKIVCSSLSSYEVITFLSYRELSLLLAVLLNVVCFTGAAKALYRLSKHVLGNQKKAEIAVLLFCFNPASIFFTAPYTESLYAWLSFVVMYQCIEDVTSIFLTIPLSLSILCRSNGMFNIGFVLYFAVRRIVAQYNVHNVICICSRLFSMLIIVLFHYGIAQVYNYYLFCFVQKFNFPDHVREYAAEHGLVLAGNKTDDSSPWCTNLVPLSYSYVQSHYWNVGFLRYYELKQLPNFLLALPAVYLVLSNSYQYLCEHWEYALRLGLFRLTKKQHKLMRPYDRFALVFVVHALVLTLFSLVFVHVQVTTRLLCAASPVLYWYTAEYFTGERAFIKRQVIRKLSKQVKDGEENSCTHVLNHIELSDLLDFRWMNGRQQTILVYFLGYTVVGTVLFSNFYPWT; this is translated from the coding sequence ATGCGATCGGAATGCTACAACGGCAGCGGTGCCAGCACTTCCTCCCCCAAGCGACGGGTCAACGTAGTAGGCAATGGGAGGTccaaccatcaccaccagcgaCAGCACCATGCAGCAGCCGGCGCAAATACCCACCGGGACACGACGACACATGACAGAGGCACAGACTCACCACCCACCCTGACCGAACTGCCACCGTCCAGCGGATCCTTTCTACACATATCAATCACCAAGCTGGCCATCGGAAGCCGCCTGTTCGTGATAGTGCTCCAGCTGGTTGCTAACCTTCTCCTGCCAGACCACGAAGCAGGCGTGTTTGTGGCACCGAGCGACAAGAACGCACCGGAGCGACCACTGGACGCACTGGTGCGACTCACGCTCGGCGGTCTGAACCGGTGGGATGGCCAATACTTCCTGCACGTTGCCGAGCACGGCTACACGTACGAAAATGCGCTCGCCTTCTTCCCGCTGTTCCCATTCATCCTGAAAATTGTGTGCAGCTCGCTCAGCAGCTACGAGGTGATCACCTTCTTGAGCTATCGGgagctgtcgctgctgctggcggtgcTGCTGAACGTGGTGTGCTTTACCGGTGCAGCGAAAGCGCTCTATCGGCTGAGCAAGCACGTGCTCGGCAATCAGAAGAAGGCGGAGATTGCGGTGCTGCTGTTTTGCTTCAACCCGGCGTCCATCTTCTTCACCGCCCCGTACACCGAAAGTCTGTACGCGTGGCTGTCGTTCGTCGTGATGTACCAGTGCATCGAGGACGTGACGTCGATCTTCCTGACGATCCCGCTCAGCCTGTCGATACTGTGCCGCTCGAACGGCATGTTCAACATCGGGTTCGTGCTGTACTTTGCCGTGCGCCGGATCGTCGCCCAGTACAACGTGCACAACGTCATCTGCATCTGTTCGCGGCTCTTCTCGATGCTGATCATCGTGCTGTTCCACTACGGTATCGCCCAGGTGTACAACTACTATCTGTTTTGCTTCGTGCAGAAGTTCAACTTTCCCGACCACGTGCGTGAGTACGCGGCGGAGCATGGGCTAGTGCTGGCCGGCAACAAAACGGACGACTCATCGCCCTGGTGCACCAACCTGGTGCCGCTGTCGTACTCGTACGTACAGAGCCACTACTGGAACGTGGGCTTCCTGCGGTACTACGAGCTGAAACAGCTACCCAACTTTCTGCTCGCCCTGCCGGCCGTGTATCTCGTACTGAGCAACTCGTACCAGTATCTATGCGAGCACTGGGAGTACGCCCTACGGTTGGGGCTGTTCCGGCTGACCAAGAAGCAGCACAAGCTGATGCGCCCTTACGATCGGTTTGCGCTCGTGTTTGTCGTGCACGCGCTCGTGCTTACGCTCTTCTCGCTGGTGTTTGTGCACGTGCAGGTTACGACGCGGCTCCTGTGTGCGGCCAGTCCCGTGCTGTACTGGTACACGGCCGAATACTTTACCGGGGAGCGAGCGTTCATCAAGCGGCAGGTTATCCGCAAGCTGTCGAAGCAGGTGAAGGATGGCGAGGAAAACAGTTGCACCCACGTGCTGAACCACATCGAGCTGAGCGATTTGCTTGACTTTCGCTGGATGAACGGCCGGCAGCAAACGATCCTGGTGTACTTCCTCGGCTACACCGTGGTCGGGACGGTGCTGTTTAGCAACTTTTACCCGTGGACTTAA
- the LOC121587651 gene encoding uncharacterized protein LOC121587651 — protein MGSLPNLSDLSTEKLERRLEERERILARERIIERDFGREKESIRTLERPVFIHKQNIAAAKSIFQQKCPPGSRKVMRTRSSGQAHHIWDDPIIDQYLNNYSPASNRSHRISVGPTFPATYQFQSSSLGNRHRRDSVNSSIGATSVRKLLTVQNRSYGCRHKIPSHVRSKMTKNFILVAVAHGFMCTALIPLIVLQGANSTWFQQESWLAAGPDVGSGLLSLCCAVTAGMSLMTTKLVQRFGYSIVLAASYGALCLFLAAHIYPVLLALVPAYLLLGMFLGPSVICKQALLVSMAGKLSCSQPECGGTSTAGANADSYDDHRLICSRQEQVRRLGRWFRAAGDFGMIVGTIVAAFVLTCASGSNRIGCYYITSLGPPVPNAALTGTLNGTMATYNGSHTDQPADGGLPLYRDMLMSLPEATEQLQPTDTPKIPTTATTTTTTTTTTESTKLSKPTPSMPTLRETMYFLYNIRLPDPTGNGDEGFHPASTSTGPPGGAGGAEDPAGQLMDRFPYSMFQTNDYGERICGSHLCPVWDRNVPINSSALENQLKLRGYTGATPLMGIYLVFGVLAFTVTAFTTDIEFNVKFDSIRRMSDTLLFAGPLAYFVGTEQAYMMADFMKAFVACELGPNSVAGVLIGMGVMQLIAACTLSMLLRHTKRVVVIVAGFMFHACLLLVLLRWKPSRDDSAVLYVIPAAWGVCNAVWETLLFALTTLTHPNKFAEVTSPLQALRFLGLAVTFAGHGVLCEAPKIIILAILLVISVIPYTMLELKLENQRKALKLSL, from the exons ATGGGCAGCTTGCCAAACTTGAGTGATCTTTCGACCGAAAAGCTGGAAAGGCGTCTGGAAGAGCGGGAACGCATCCTTGCCCGCGAACGCATCATTGAGCGTGATTTTGGCCGGGAGAAGGAATCGATTCGAACGTTGGAACGACCCGTCTTTATCCATAAGCAAAAC ATTGCAGCAGCGAAGAGTATCTTTCAGCAGAAATGTCCGCCCGGCTCGAGGAAGGTGATGCGAACGCGAAGCTCTGGACAGGCGCATCACATTTGGGACGACCCGATCATAGAT CAATACTTAAATAACTATTCGCCGGCCTCGAACCGCAGCCATCGGATCTCGGTTGGGCCAACGTTTCCCGCCACCTACCAGTTCCAGTCGTCTTCGCTCGGCAACCGACATCGGCGCGACTCGGTCAACAGTTCCATCGGCGCGACGTCCGTGCGCAAGTTGCTGACGGTGCAGAACCGAAGCTACGGCTGTCGGCACAAGATCCCGTCGCACGTCCGCTCGAAGATGACGAAGAACTTTATcctggtggcggtggcgcacGGTTTCATGTGCACCGCGCTGATACCGCTCATCGTGCTGCAGGGTGCCAACTCCACCTGGTTCCAGCAGGAATCGTGGCTGGCCGCCGGTCCGGACGTTGGGTCGGGCCTGCTAAGCCTGTGCTGTGCCGTGACGGCCGGCATGAGCCTGATGACGACCAAGCTGGTGCAGCGCTTCGGGTACTCCATCGTGCTGGCGGCCAGCTACGGCGCTCTGTGTCTGTTTCTGGCCGCTCACATCTACCCGGTGCTGTTGGCCCTGGTGCCCGCATACCTGCTGCTCGGCATGTTTCTCGGCCCTTCCGTCATCTGCAAGCAAGCGCTGCTGGTGTCGATGGCGGGCAAGCTGAGCTGCTCGCAGCCCGAATGTGGAGGAACCAGCACGGCCGGTGCCAATGCGGACAGCTACGACGATCATCGGTTAATATGCAGCCGGCAGGAGCAGGTTCGTCGCCTGGGACGTTGGTTCCGAGCGGCGGGAGACTTTGGCATGATAGTCGGCACCATCGTGGCTGCGTTTGTGCTGACGTGCGCCTCCGGATCGAACCGGATTGGCTGTTACTACATCACGAGTCTCGGTCCGCCGGTCCCAAATGCGGCACTCACGGGAACACTGAACGGAACGATGGCAACGTACAATGGATCGCACACCGACCAGCCCGCGGACGGTGGATTGCCACTGTACCGAGACATGCTTATGTCATTGCCCGAGGCGACGGAACAGCTCCAACCAACCGACACGCCAAAAATCCCAACGACCGCAACAACCACAACGACAACGACCACAACGACTGAGAGCACAAAACTCAGCAAGCCCACTCCTTCGATGCCGACTCTACGCGAAACGATGTACTTTCTGTACAACATCCGGCTGCCCGATCCGACCGGCAACGGTGACGAAGGGTTCCACCCGGCCAGCACATCGACCGGTCCACCGGGTGGTGCCGGGGGTGCCGAGGATCCGGCGGGCCAGTTGATGGACCGGTTTCCGTACAGCATGTTCCAGACGAACGACTACGGCGAGCGCATCTGTGGCTCCCATCTGTGCCCGGTGTGGGACAGGAACGTGCCGATCAACAGCAGCGCGCTGGAGAATCAGCTCAAGCTGCGGGGCTACACGGGTGCGACACCGCTGATGGGCATCTATCTCGTGTTCGGGGTGCTGGCGTTCACGGTGACCGCGTTCACGACGGACATTGAGTTCAACGTGAAGTTTGACTCGATACGGCGCATGTCCGACACGCTGCTGTTTGCCGGACCGCTCGCCTACTTCGTCGGCACCGAGCAAGCGTACATGATGGCCGACTTTATGAAG gcCTTTGTTGCCTGCGAACTAGGCCCGAACAGTGTGGCGGGCGTGCTGATCGGCATGGGTGTGATGCAGCTGATAGCCGCCTGTACCCTGAGCATGCTGCTGAGACACACCAAGCGGGTAGTAGTGATCG TTGCTGGCTTCATGTTTCACGCCTGTCTGCTGCTGGTTCTGCTGCGCTGGAAGCCTTCCAGGGATGATAGTGCCGTGCTGTACGTCATACCGGCAGCGTGGGGCGTTTGCAATGCCGTCTGGGAGACGCTGCTGTTTGCGCTGACTACGCTCACCCATCCGAACAAGTTCGCCGAAGTGACCTCTCCGCTGCAGGCACTGCGGTTCCTCGGGCTGGCCGTCACGTTTGCCGGCCACGGGGTGCTTTGCGAGGCGCCGAAAATCATCATCCTCGCGATACTGCTCGTCATCTCGGTCATACCGTACACCATGCTCGAGCTGAAGCTGGAAAACCAGCGCAAAGCGCTAAAGCTCAGCTTGTGA
- the LOC121587650 gene encoding probable ATP-dependent RNA helicase DHX34 — protein MAHRTDHGRSRESGSRRRHRSRSRSPPVPASPAPNDTQSLEQTNLIHFSFLNHKTELNRVLRGYCARDQLVDDVNDFWLFVNKYEALLKRTGQPILPDPSTEGKRLDCPSGTIPSEYRKSLGCCVSLRVPVEELFARLGGTTGAVTRTKLLQLLQIVTHYLDFRQREKFNKLRKLRQAQANLPVAKHREEIVEAVRNERVLVLAGDTGCGKSTQVPQYLYRAGYEGIACTQPRRIACISLSKRVAHELLAEYRTEVGYQIRFERSKNTNTKILFITEGLLLRQLASEDNLQQYSVIILDEVHERHLHGDFLLGIAKCLIRARPDLKLVLMSATINIKLFADYFSEEEARIIEVPGRLFPIKLHYMPQLQDVPMVSGAGGSKRTQSDRLSPEPYIQILQLIDQKYPPTEKGDVLIFLSGLNEITAIVDAAREYNEKNKNWIILPLHSTLSIAEQDKVFDYAPDGMRKCIVSTNIAETSVTIDGIRFVVDSGKVKEMSYDPTTKMQRLKEFWISKASAEQRKGRAGRTGPGICYRLYAEKQFYDFDAYSTAEILKVPLESLLLQMISMGLPNARLFPFVEPPPMDNVENAIVNLKEAEALTEDEKLTPLGKALAKIPVDIGIGKMLLMGCVFQQLQPVLTLAAALSVQSPFTNRAYRDPECERARKSLESDHGDPITLLNAYKEWLEIKQHRTDYGRRDDGDRRSESSKVWCRRRGLEEQRFYEITKLRNQFQDLLQDCGLMETQNNDHLSSAERAIRNGELRQLKELRKAHRMEAPRKRKLLKSDPWGLGEDGEEEADDGRVDIRDVEFRLSHDSSKLQHLVSGATACSYRDLMTLKLILVSGLYPQVAIADEFNYCKSLSEQFFHTRAKPYVSLHPMSFFGNNAQILQLTDSEIEEKPPTYKSRQPLSSRHQIVCYLTLLETNKSYLTNTLRMPAAQTLLLFAHTIETNATCSRIVCDAWLCLDFPAPESGQALLLKATKLRRLWNRLLAEKLKALTITADGELTKADRNVSIDQMNRELWSSLAQYMNTEVCYTMKKLLPADLKSLYKGPSLGEDEEDEERMELPDPNPFAEDFQPLRNETKGGVYLTENITYGCVVETDWSMQMQDLILEQDWECGHCRGTYRLTGLQKLQHTVLCKPADVEEEKVAPSTTSDASSSSKKLNATRYDCSNCGQQMMLSAIEVLKHKKGCSKRVKQEPSDDPKEEKCS, from the exons ATGGCTCACCGTACGGATCATGGGCGATCGAGAGAGTCGGGCTCACGAAGAAGACATCGTTCACGTTCCCGCAGTCCTCCAGTTCCAGCTTCTCCTGCACCCAACGATACTCAATCCCTTGAGCAGACgaatttgattcatttttcctttttaaatcACAAAACCGAGCTGAACCGGGTGCTGCGTGGATATTGTGCCCGCGATCAACTGGTGGACGATGTGAACGACTTCTGGCTGTTTGTGAACAAGTACGAAGCACTGCTGAAGCGCACCGGACAACCGATCCTGCCCGACCCATCGACGGAGGGCAAGCGGCTGGACTGTCCCAGCGGAACGATTCCCAGCGAGTACAGGAAATCGCTCGGATGTTGCGTGTCACTGAGAGTTCCGGTGGAAGAACTGTTCGCACGGTTGGGCGGAACGACGGGTGCCGTAACGCGCACCAAACTACTTCAACTGCTGCAGATCGTAACGCATTATCTGGACTTTCGCCAGCGGGAAAAGTTTAACAAGTTGCGCAAATTGCGCCAAGCACAGGCCAATCTGCCCGTCGCCAAGCATCGCGAGGAAATCGTTGAAGCGGTACGAAACGAACGCGTGCTAGTGCTGGCCGGTGATACGGGCTGCGGGAAATCGACCCAGGTGCCGCAGTATCTGTACCGGGCGGGTTACGAGGGGATTGCCTGCACGCAGCCGCGGCGTATCGCTTGCATTTCCCTGTCGAAGCGCGTCGCGCACGAGCTGCTGGCCGAGTATCGGACGGAGGTTGGGTACCAGATACGGTTCGAGCGGAGcaaaaacaccaacaccaagATACTGTTCATCACGGAGGGATTGTTGCTGCGGCAGCTGGCCAGCGAGGACAATCTGCAGCAGTACTCGGTCATCATACTGGACGAGGTGCACGAGCGCCACCTGCACGGTGACTTTCTGCTGGGGATTGCCAAGTGTTTGATACGCGCCCGGCCCGACCTGAAGCTGGTGCTCATGTCGGCCACCATCAACATCAAGCTGTTCGCGGATTACTTCTCCGAGGAGGAGGCGCGCATCATCGAGGTGCCGGGACGGTTGTTCCCGATCAAGCTGCACTACATGCCCCAGCTGCAGGATGTGCCGATGGTGAGCGGTGCGGGTGGTTCGAAACGCACCCAGAGCGACCGTCTCAGCCCGGAACCGTACATACAGATTCTGCAGCTCATCGATCAAAAGTACCCGCCGACGGAGAAGGGCGACGTGCTGATCTTTCTCAGCGGGTTGAACGAAATCACGGCGATCGTGGATGCGGCCCGCGAGTACAACGAGAAGAACAAGAACTGGATCATACTGCCGCTCCACAGCACGCTCTCGATCGCGGAACAGGACAAGGTGTTCGATTACGCACCGGACGGTATGCGCAAGTGCATCGTGTCCACGAACATTGCCGAAACGTCGGTCACGATCGATGGCATTCGGTTCGTGGTGGACAGCGGGAAGGTGAAGGAGATGAGCTACGATCCCACCACCAAGATGCAGCGGTTGAAGGAGTTCTGGATATCGAAAGCGTCGGCCGAGCAGCGCAAAGGTCGCGCAGGCCGTACCGGGCCAGGCATTTGCTATCGGCTGTACGCGGAGAAGCAGTTTTACGACTTTGACGCGTACAGTACGGCCGAAATACTGAAGGTGCCGCTGgaatcgctgctgctgcagatgaTTTCGATGGGGCTGCCGAATGCGCGTCTCTTTCCCTTCGTCGAACCACCGCCGATGGATAATGTGGAAAATGCGATCGTCAATCTGAAGGAGGCGGAAGCCCTCACGGAGGACGAAAAGCTGACCCCGCTTGGGAAGGCGCTGGCCAAGATTCCGGTCGACATTGGCATCGGGAAGATGCTGCTAATGGGTTGTGTGTTTCAGCAGCTGCAACCGGTACTAACGCTGGCCGCGGCATTAAGCGTCCAATCGCCGTTCACCAATCGAGCCTACCGCGACCCAGAGTGTGAG AGGGCACGCAAATCGCTCGAATCCGACCATGGCGATCCGATCACGCTGCTGAACGCGTACAAGGAGTGGTTGGAGATCAAGCAGCACCGGACGGACTATGGGCGGCGTGACGATGGCGATCGGCGCAGCGAAAGCTCCAAGGTGTGGTGCCGTCGCCGGGGGCTGGAAGAGCAACGGTTCTACGAGATCACGAAACTGCGCAACCAGTTCCAGGATTTGCTGCAGGACTGCGGTCTGATGGAGACGCAAAACAACGATCATCTGTCCAGTGCCGAGCGAGCGATACGCAATGGAGAGTTGCGTCAGCTGAAGGAGTTACGCAAAGCGCACCGCATGGAAGCACCGCGGAAGCGCAAGCTGCTTAAATCCGATCCATGGGGGTTGGGTGAAGATGGCGAGGAGGAGGCCGATGATGGCCGGGTGGACATACGCGACGTGGAGTTTCGCTTGAGTCACGACTCGTCCAAGCTGCAGCATCTCGTGTCCGGTGCGACGGCCTGCAGTTATCGAGATCTGATGACGCTCAAGCTGATTCTGGTCAGTGGACTCTATCCCCAGGTGGCGATTGCTGACGAGTTCAACTACTGCAAG AGCTTATCGGAACAGTTCTTTCACACCCGTGCCAAACCGTACGTTTCGTTGCATCCCATGAGCTTCTTTGGCAACAACGCGCAGATACTGCAGCTAACGGACAGTGAGATCGAGGAGAAACCGCCGACGTACAAATCGCGCCAGCCGCTCAGCTCCCGGCACCAGATTGTGTGCTATTTGACGCTGCTGGAAACGAACAAATCCTACCTAACGAACACTTTGCGCATGCCGGCCGCTCAAACGCTACTGCTGTTTGCGCATACGATCGAGACGAACGCGACCTGCTCGCGCATCGTGTGTGACGCGTGGTTGTGTTTGGACTTTCCTGCGCCAGAAAGTGGGCAGGCGTTGCTGCTGAAAGCTACCAAACTGAGACGTCTATGGAACCGACTGTTGGCGGAAAAGTTGAAAG ctCTCACCATAACGGCCGATGGTGAGCTGACGAAAGCCGACCGAAACGTCTCGATCGATCAGATGAACCGCGAACTCTGGTCCAGTTTGGCTCAGTACATGAACACCGAAGTGTGCTATACCATGAAAAAGCTACTTCCGGCGGATCTAAAATCACTCTACAAAGGACCCTCGCTGggggaggacgaggaggacgaggagcgGATGGAGCTACCGGATCCGAATCCCTTTGCGGAAGACTTCCAACCACTGCGCAACGAAACGAAGGGTGGCGTGTACTTGACAGAGAACATCACTTACGGCTG TGTCGTAGAGACGGATTGGAGCATGCAGATGCAGGATCTAATCCTTGAGCAGGACTGGGAATGTGGCCATTGTCGAGGAACGTATCGTTTGACTGGGCTGCAGAAGCTACAGCATACCGTCCTCTGTAAGCCGGCCGACGTTGAGGAGGAAAAGGTGGCCCCATCGACAACAAGCGACGCTAGCAGTTCATCCAAAAAGCTGAACGCAACTCGATATGATTGTTCGAACTGTGGTCAGCAAATGATGCTGAGTGCGATTGAGGTGCTAAAGCATAAGAAGGGTTGTAGCAAGCGCGTTAAACAAGAGCCGTCGGATGATCCGAAAGAAGAGAAATGTTCGTAG